One Chionomys nivalis chromosome 4, mChiNiv1.1, whole genome shotgun sequence genomic region harbors:
- the LOC130873469 gene encoding olfactory receptor 1537-like — MAAGNHCTVTEFFLAGLSEKPELQTPLFLLFSGIYVVTVAGNLGMITLIVLSSHLHNPMYYFLSSLSFIDFCQSTVVTPKMLVSFVTEKNLISYPGCMIQLYFFITFGFAECYTLAAMAYDRYVAICKPLLYSVTMSYQIYSSLISGVYIFSVLSASIHTGFMIRIRFCKLDVINHYFCDLLPLLKLACSNTYINELLILIFSILNIFVPPLIITASYISIIASIFRIKSTEGRSKAFSTCSSHISAVAVFFGSAAFTYLQPSSMSSMYQGQVSSVFYTTVVPMLNPLIYSLRNKDVSVALKKILQRKNFMKSEILSNDKTYES, encoded by the exons ATGGCAGCAGGAAATCATTGCACAGTGACTGAGTTCTTCTTGGCTGGGCTCTCAGAGAAACCAGAACTCCAGAcgcccctcttcctcctcttctctggaATCTATGTGGTCACTGTAGCAGGGAATCTGGGCATGATCACACTGATTGTGCTCAGTTCCCACCTGCACAACCCCATGTACTATTTCCTCAGCAGTCTGTCCTTCATTGACTTCTGTCAGTCCACTGTGGTTACTCCTAAGATGCTGGTGAGCTTTGTGACAGAGAAGAACCTCATCTCCTATCCTGGATGCATGATTCAGCTCTATTTCTTTATCACTTTTGGCTTTGCAGAGTGTTACACATTAGCTGCAATGgcatatgaccgctatgtggctatCTGTAAACCCCTGCTTTACAGTGTAACCATGTCCTATCAGATTTACAGTTCCCTGATTTCAGGAGTTTATATTTTTAGTGTGCTCAGTGCATCAATTCACACAGGCTTCATGATAAGGATTCGGTTCTGCAAATTAGATGTCATCAACCACTATTTCTGTGATCTTCTTCCCCTCTTGAAGCTTGCCTGCTCTAATACCTATATTAATGAATTGTTGATACTAATATTTAGTATATTGAACATCTTTGTCCCACCTCTCATCATTACTGCTTCCTACATCTCCATCATTGCCAGCATCTTCAGGATTAAATCCACTGAGGGCAGGTCCAAAGCCTTCAGCACCTGTAGCTCCCATATCTCTGCTGTTGCTGTCTTCTTTGGTTCTGCTGCATTCACGTACTTACAGCCATCTTCAATGAGTTCGATGTACCAAGGGCAAGTGTCATCTGTGTTTTATACTACTGTTGTTCCCATGCTGAATCCATTGATTTACAGCCTGAGGAATAAGGATGTCAGTGTTGCCTTGAAGAAAATacttcaaagaaaaaattttat gaaatctgaaatATTATCAAATGACAAAACTTACGAATCATAG